The following proteins are encoded in a genomic region of Oncorhynchus kisutch isolate 150728-3 linkage group LG18, Okis_V2, whole genome shotgun sequence:
- the LOC109908822 gene encoding transcriptional activator GLI3 isoform X4 yields the protein METQSQASSAAEKKKKVVTIVATKGLSTSADISEKAVASSTTSNEDERLGTQYHHHRERRNAISTQASTPGTPGSKLGEEPSTFTEERPPLVKKELHSSLPHLADHGLPYRGTLFAMDPRNGYLDSHYAPPQFFPAFHPPVPIDDRHAQGRYIYEPSPVPPLHVPPSLAGSPAFSDISLIRISPHRNPSVGAESPFNPPHPYINPYMDYIRSLHSSPSLSMISAARGLSPADGLTTAEYYHQMALLAGHRSPYTDLLPSVASTAGATSSALHMEYLQAMESSRFPSPRLTARPSRKRALPISPLSEHSFDLQTMIRNSPNSLVTILNNSRSSSSTSGSYGHLSAGAISPALSFAYPPNPVALQMHQQLLGRQTGMVGSAFGHSPPLIHPSPVFTTQRPIPGIPPPGLTPRERSVISNDTSQTKPTSESAVSSTGEPMHHKRSKIKPDEELPKVKDHPDGMTLVKEEGDKDESKQEPEMVYETNCHWESCHREFDTQEQLVHHINNDHIHGEKKEFVCRWDECSREKKPFKAQYMLVVHMRRHTGEKPHRCTFEGCPKAYSRLENLKTHLRSHTGEKPYVCEHEGCNKAFSNASDRAKHQNRTHSNEKPYVCKIPGCTKRYTDPSSLRKHVKTVHGPEAHITKKQRGDTYPRPPPQEGGNGQGLSPGQLGGYADQREYNHSTSKQDECLQVKSIKTEKPMTSQPSPGGQSTCSSDQSSISAYPSRGVQLAVRGGVGLGLGGGLGEYEELEDEEEKVLEELEGGCGAPIMDSTVSTATAATLALQARRSVGRPMRWMEHMKMERLKQVNGGGGPMPRLSPTPPPKGPATLPAILGKDPYLGRLSQPKPPPRPELGSTELTVLSMLHSIERGDRRDSCGSATSSAYLSSSRRSSGISPCFSSRRSSQASQSEAANTSSHHYRHHNLSSADSYDPISTDASRRSSEASQCGGGGGGGGVFVGGGWAGVGGGTKGMLNLTPAQHYYLKAKYAAATGGPPPTPLPNIECMSLKTRMAMMGEVQDGAGGNYVMPQLVRSRRCSDGSTTNRYGCHGGYRDYWRRGFYPGEGPGNGPDRRASDPVRTHPQQAPEFFGLPQVQCFSSLNNIHPLPPLSGLQHPTAKGRSFSLQNYTRSDVNLQRGGLLSSPCPPSIMENTALEALAMEEGGMLGDEDMLPDDMVQYLRSQDKAGSYNNYMENQVAGDNGHLPGGELQDQGPGLNQCFHSPQQHQQRQELERKSPSKDDMPIQWNEVSSGSAERSPQRQPQAQSQQRCSRWAATEQHQGLAAGSPLGRFGNMVVQPQQPFAREFQNQHCAQPAQSQPQPPCGLKSEVTTHSCMEMKGNDHNPTHTFGRPDFSQITLGPLPQGYGQQKYHNQTQNHRTSRQIGENLLLSRASMDSLSSLSPALHHQLLAAASPRLQQANSRHPARPQQYLNLQPSTTNGSHVNLTHQNISQQQQSLSNQGSHCSLARQVSGLKLEVPDQDYLDQGFSDQAVCFDPVEAKASSFPPLEEQCLLAEQVGLDVHSSVPACLLSPGADQVTSTVDSGVGGSANVLDDVVALDFDAMLDNVGLGYDQSSLVSGVISPSIFQGLSRTSSRLTTPRASATFHSTAGMVPSNLSNMAIGDMSSFLTTLAEESKFLAIMQ from the exons GCCTCCTTCGCTGGCCGGCAGTCCGGCGTTCTCCGACATCTCCCTCATCCGGATCTCGCCCCACCGGAACCCCTCCGTGGGGGCCGAGTCACCCTTTAACCCACCACATCCCTACATCAACCCCTACATGGACTACATCCGCTCACTTCACTCCAGTCCCTCACTTTCTATGATCTCTGCAGCCAGGGGCCTCAGCCCTGCAGACG GCCTGACCACAGCAGAGTACTACCACCAGATGGCTCTCCTGGCAGGCCACCGTAGCCCGTACACGGACCTCCTACCCTCTGTGGCCTCCACGGCCGGAGCCACCAGCAGCGCCCTGCACATGGAGTATCTACAGGCCATGGAGA GCTCCAGGTTCCCCAGCCCCAGGCTGACGGCAAGGCCAAGTAGGAAGCGGGCCCTGCCCATCTCTCCCCTGTCGGAGCACAGCTTTGACCTGCAGACCATGATCCGCAACTCGCCCAACTCCCTTGTCACCATCCTCAACAACTCCCGCTCCAGCTCCTCCACCAGCGGCTCCTACGGACACCTCTCGGCCGGGGCCATCAG TCCGGCATTGAGTTTTGCCTACCCTCCGAACCCTGTGGCACTTCAGATGCATCAGCAGCTGCTTGGTCGGCAAACAGGGATGGTGGGTTCTGCGTTCGGCCACAGTCCGCCACTCATCCACCCCTCCCCGGTCTTCACCACCCAGCGGCCCATCCCTGGCATTCCTCCTCCTGGCCTCACACCCAGAGAGCGCTCTGTCATCTCTAACGACACCTCACAG ACCAAACCCACCAGTGAGTCAGCGGTGAGCAGCACGGGGGAACCCATGCACCACAAACGCTCCAAGATCAAACCGGATGAGGAGCTACCCAAGGTAAAG GACCATCCAGATGGGATGACACTGGTGAAGGAGGAAGGTGACAAGGACGAGAGCAAGCAGGAGCCAGAGATGGTGTACGAGACCAACTGCCACTGGGAGAGCTGCCACCGGGAGTTTGACACGCAGGAACAGCTAGTGCAT CACATTAACAATGACCACATCCACGGGGAGAAGAAGGAGTTCGTGTGTCGCTGGGACGAGTGTTCACGGGAGAAGAAACCCTTCAAGGCCCAGTACATGCTGGTGGTCCACATGCGCAGGCACACCGGGGAGAAACCACACCGATGCACC TTTGAGGGCTGTCCCAAGGCCTACTCTCGCCTGGAGAACCTGAAGACCCACCTGCGCTCCCACACTGGAGAAAAGCCGTACGTCTGTGAACACGAGGGCTGCAACAAGGCCTTCTCCAACGCCTCAGACAGAGCCAAGCACCAGAACCGCACACACTCCAACGAG AAACCCTACGTGTGTAAGATCCCGGGCTGCACCAAGCGCTACACAGACCCCAGTTCCCTACGCAAGCACGTCAAGACAGTGCACGGGCCCGAGGCGCACATTACCAAGAAGCAGCGCGGCGACACCTACCCACGACCCCCTCCCCAGGAGGGGGGGAATGGACAGGGCCTGTCACCAGGGCAGCTGGGAGGGTACGCAGACCAAAGGGAGTACAACCACTCTACCTCGAAACAGGACGAATGTCTGCAGGTCAAGTCCATCAAGACAGAGAAACCCATG ACGTCTCAGCCAAGCCCTGGCGGTCAGTCTACATGCAGCAGTGACCAGTCCTCCATCAGCGCCTATCCCAGCCGTGGAGTCCAGCTTGCTGTGAGGGGAGGGGTGGGACTAGGACTGGGCGGGGGACTGGGAGAGTACGAGGagctggaggatgaggaggagaaggtgTTGGAGGAGTTAGAAGGGGGCTGTGGGGCCCCCATCATGGACTCCACTGTGTCCACAGCCACAGCGGCTACATTGGCGCTGCAGGCAAGGAGAAGTGTGGGCCGACCCATGAGATGGATGGAGCACATGAAGATGGAGAGGCTGAAGCAGGTGAACGGAGGAGGAGGCCCCATGCCCAGGCTGTCACCCACACCGCCACCCAAGGGACCTGCCACGCTGCCCGCCATCCTGGGGAAGG ATCCATACCTGGGCAGGTTATCCCAGCCGAAGCCTCCCCCTCGTCCCGAGCTGGGAAGCACAGAACTTACGGTGCTCAGCATGCTCCACAGCATTGAGCGCGGTGACCGGCGGGACAGCTGTGGTAGCGCCACCAGCTCAGCATACCTGAGCAGCAGCCGGCGCTCCTCGGGTATCTCGCCGTGCTTCTCGTCGCGGCGCTCCAGCCAGGCATCCCAGAGCGAGGCAGCCAACACCTCTAGTCACCACTACCGCCACCACAACCTCAGCTCCGCCGACTCCTACGACCCCATCTCTACCGACGCCTCACGCCGCTCCAGCGAGGCCAGTCAGTGcgggggaggtggtggaggaggaggggtgtttGTGGGTGGGGGGTGGGCGGGTGTTGGGGGAGGGACCAAGGGGATGCTCAACCTCACGCCTGCGCAGCACTACTACCTGAAGGCCAAGTACGCTGCTGCCACGGGCGGCCCACCCCCAACACCGCTGCCCAACATAGAGTGCATGAGTCTGAAGACCCGCATGGCCATGATGGGCGAGGTCCAGGACGGAGCTGGAGGCAACTATGTGATGCCCCAGCTGGTCAGGTCGCGCCGCTGCAGCGATGGCAGCACCACCAACAGGTACGGGTGCCACGGTGGCTACCGAGACTACTGGCGGAGGGGCTTCTACCCCGGCGAGGGCCCAGGGAACGGTCCGGACCGGAGGGCCAGCGACCCCGTGCGGACCCACCCTCAGCAAGCACCGGAGTTCTTTGGGCTGCCCCAGGTCCAGTGCTTCAGCAGCCTTAACAACATACACCCTCTGCCCCCGCTATCAGGTCTCCAGCACCCCACGGCAAAGGGCCGCAGCTTCAGTCTGCAGAACTACACGCGCTCCGACGTGAACCTACAGAGAGGGGGCCTGCTCTCCTCACCCTGCCCCCCCAGCATCATGGAGAACACAGCCCTGGAGGCCCTGGCCATGGAGGAAGGGGGGATGCTGGGGGATGAGGACATGCTGCCTGACGACATGGTGCAGTACCTCCGCTCACAGGACAAGGCAGGCTCCTACAACAACTACATGGAGAACCAGGTGGCTGGGGACAATGGGCATCTCCCTGGGGGGGAGTTACAGGACCAGGGCCCAGGGCTGAACCAGTGCTTCCACAGCCCCCAGCAGCACCAACAGCGGCAGGAACTGGAGAGAAAGAGCCCTAGTAAAGACGACATGCCCATCCAGTGGAATGAGGTGAGCTCAGGGAGCGCTGAGAGGTCTCCACAGAGACAGCCCCAGGCCCAGTCCCAGCAGCGGTGTAGTCGATGGGCCGCCACAGAGCAGCACCAAGGTCTGGCTGCCGGTTCGCCATTAGGGAGGTTTGGGAACATGGTGGTGCAGCCGCAACAACCATTCGCCAGAGAGTTCCAGAACCAACACtgtgcccagccagcccagtcccAACCTCAGCCTCCATGCGGGCTAAAGTCAGAGGTGACCACCCACTCCTGCATGGAGATGAAAGGGAATgaccacaaccccacacacaccttTGGCCGCCCTGACTTCTCCCAGATCACCCTGGGGCCTCTGCCCCAGGGCTACGGCCAGCAGAAGTATCACAACCAGACCCAGAACCACAGAACCTCCAGGCAGATCGGAGAAAACCTGCTCCTCAGCCGGGCCTCCATGGACAGCCTATCCAGCCTCTCCCCGGCACTCCACCACCAACTCCTGGCCGCCGCCTCCCCCCGCCTGCAGCAGGCCAACAGCAGGCACCCGGCCAGACCACAGCAATACCTGAATCTCCAACCGAGCACCACCAACGGTAGCCATGTCAACCTTACCCATCAGAACATTTCCCAGCAGCAGCAGAGTCTGAGCAACCAAGGCAGCCACTGCTCCCTGGCCCGTCAGGTGTCCGGGCTGAAGCTGGAGGTTCCTGACCAGGACTATCTGGACCAGGGCTTCAGCGACCAGGCTGTGTGCTTTGACCCGGTGGAAGCAAAGGCCTCGTCCTTCCCTCCCCTGGAGGAGCAGTGTCTGCTGGCCGAGCAGGTGGGTCTAGACGTGCACTCCTCAGTCCCGGCCTGCCTACTATCTCCGGGTGCCGACCAGGTGACCAGTACGGTGGACAGTGGCGTGGGCGGCTCAGCCAACGTGCTAGACGACGTGGTGGCGCTGGACTTCGACGCCATGCTGGATAATGTGGGGTTGGGCTACGACCAGAGTAGTCTGGTATCAGGGGTGATCAGCCCCTCCATCTTCCAAGGCCTGTCCCGGACCTCGTCCCGCCTCACCACTCCCCGGGCCTCTGCCACCTTCCACAGCACTGCGGGCATGGTGCCTTCCAACCTCAGCAACATGGCCATCGGGGACATGAGCTCCTTCCTCACCACCCTCGCAGAGGAGAGCAAGTTCCTGGCCATCATGCAGTAA
- the LOC109908822 gene encoding transcriptional activator GLI3 isoform X3 has translation METQSQASSAAEKKKKVVTIVATKGLSTSADISEKAVASSTTSNEDERLGTQYHHHRERRNAISTQASTPGTPGSKLGEEPSTFTEERPPLVKKELHSSLPHLADHGLPYRGTLFAMDPRNGYLDSHYAPPQFFPAFHPPVPIDDRHAQGRYIYEPSPVPPLHVPPSLAGSPAFSDISLIRISPHRNPSVGAESPFNPPHPYINPYMDYIRSLHSSPSLSMISAARGLSPADAPHTGLTTAEYYHQMALLAGHRSPYTDLLPSVASTAGATSSALHMEYLQAMESSRFPSPRLTARPSRKRALPISPLSEHSFDLQTMIRNSPNSLVTILNNSRSSSSTSGSYGHLSAGAISPALSFAYPPNPVALQMHQQLLGRQTGMVGSAFGHSPPLIHPSPVFTTQRPIPGIPPPGLTPRERSVISNDTSQTKPTSESAVSSTGEPMHHKRSKIKPDEELPKDHPDGMTLVKEEGDKDESKQEPEMVYETNCHWESCHREFDTQEQLVHHINNDHIHGEKKEFVCRWDECSREKKPFKAQYMLVVHMRRHTGEKPHRCTFEGCPKAYSRLENLKTHLRSHTGEKPYVCEHEGCNKAFSNASDRAKHQNRTHSNEKPYVCKIPGCTKRYTDPSSLRKHVKTVHGPEAHITKKQRGDTYPRPPPQEGGNGQGLSPGQLGGYADQREYNHSTSKQDECLQVKSIKTEKPMTSQPSPGGQSTCSSDQSSISAYPSRGVQLAVRGGVGLGLGGGLGEYEELEDEEEKVLEELEGGCGAPIMDSTVSTATAATLALQARRSVGRPMRWMEHMKMERLKQVNGGGGPMPRLSPTPPPKGPATLPAILGKDPYLGRLSQPKPPPRPELGSTELTVLSMLHSIERGDRRDSCGSATSSAYLSSSRRSSGISPCFSSRRSSQASQSEAANTSSHHYRHHNLSSADSYDPISTDASRRSSEASQCGGGGGGGGVFVGGGWAGVGGGTKGMLNLTPAQHYYLKAKYAAATGGPPPTPLPNIECMSLKTRMAMMGEVQDGAGGNYVMPQLVRSRRCSDGSTTNRYGCHGGYRDYWRRGFYPGEGPGNGPDRRASDPVRTHPQQAPEFFGLPQVQCFSSLNNIHPLPPLSGLQHPTAKGRSFSLQNYTRSDVNLQRGGLLSSPCPPSIMENTALEALAMEEGGMLGDEDMLPDDMVQYLRSQDKAGSYNNYMENQVAGDNGHLPGGELQDQGPGLNQCFHSPQQHQQRQELERKSPSKDDMPIQWNEVSSGSAERSPQRQPQAQSQQRCSRWAATEQHQGLAAGSPLGRFGNMVVQPQQPFAREFQNQHCAQPAQSQPQPPCGLKSEVTTHSCMEMKGNDHNPTHTFGRPDFSQITLGPLPQGYGQQKYHNQTQNHRTSRQIGENLLLSRASMDSLSSLSPALHHQLLAAASPRLQQANSRHPARPQQYLNLQPSTTNGSHVNLTHQNISQQQQSLSNQGSHCSLARQVSGLKLEVPDQDYLDQGFSDQAVCFDPVEAKASSFPPLEEQCLLAEQVGLDVHSSVPACLLSPGADQVTSTVDSGVGGSANVLDDVVALDFDAMLDNVGLGYDQSSLVSGVISPSIFQGLSRTSSRLTTPRASATFHSTAGMVPSNLSNMAIGDMSSFLTTLAEESKFLAIMQ, from the exons GCCTCCTTCGCTGGCCGGCAGTCCGGCGTTCTCCGACATCTCCCTCATCCGGATCTCGCCCCACCGGAACCCCTCCGTGGGGGCCGAGTCACCCTTTAACCCACCACATCCCTACATCAACCCCTACATGGACTACATCCGCTCACTTCACTCCAGTCCCTCACTTTCTATGATCTCTGCAGCCAGGGGCCTCAGCCCTGCAGACG CCCCTCACACAGGCCTGACCACAGCAGAGTACTACCACCAGATGGCTCTCCTGGCAGGCCACCGTAGCCCGTACACGGACCTCCTACCCTCTGTGGCCTCCACGGCCGGAGCCACCAGCAGCGCCCTGCACATGGAGTATCTACAGGCCATGGAGA GCTCCAGGTTCCCCAGCCCCAGGCTGACGGCAAGGCCAAGTAGGAAGCGGGCCCTGCCCATCTCTCCCCTGTCGGAGCACAGCTTTGACCTGCAGACCATGATCCGCAACTCGCCCAACTCCCTTGTCACCATCCTCAACAACTCCCGCTCCAGCTCCTCCACCAGCGGCTCCTACGGACACCTCTCGGCCGGGGCCATCAG TCCGGCATTGAGTTTTGCCTACCCTCCGAACCCTGTGGCACTTCAGATGCATCAGCAGCTGCTTGGTCGGCAAACAGGGATGGTGGGTTCTGCGTTCGGCCACAGTCCGCCACTCATCCACCCCTCCCCGGTCTTCACCACCCAGCGGCCCATCCCTGGCATTCCTCCTCCTGGCCTCACACCCAGAGAGCGCTCTGTCATCTCTAACGACACCTCACAG ACCAAACCCACCAGTGAGTCAGCGGTGAGCAGCACGGGGGAACCCATGCACCACAAACGCTCCAAGATCAAACCGGATGAGGAGCTACCCAAG GACCATCCAGATGGGATGACACTGGTGAAGGAGGAAGGTGACAAGGACGAGAGCAAGCAGGAGCCAGAGATGGTGTACGAGACCAACTGCCACTGGGAGAGCTGCCACCGGGAGTTTGACACGCAGGAACAGCTAGTGCAT CACATTAACAATGACCACATCCACGGGGAGAAGAAGGAGTTCGTGTGTCGCTGGGACGAGTGTTCACGGGAGAAGAAACCCTTCAAGGCCCAGTACATGCTGGTGGTCCACATGCGCAGGCACACCGGGGAGAAACCACACCGATGCACC TTTGAGGGCTGTCCCAAGGCCTACTCTCGCCTGGAGAACCTGAAGACCCACCTGCGCTCCCACACTGGAGAAAAGCCGTACGTCTGTGAACACGAGGGCTGCAACAAGGCCTTCTCCAACGCCTCAGACAGAGCCAAGCACCAGAACCGCACACACTCCAACGAG AAACCCTACGTGTGTAAGATCCCGGGCTGCACCAAGCGCTACACAGACCCCAGTTCCCTACGCAAGCACGTCAAGACAGTGCACGGGCCCGAGGCGCACATTACCAAGAAGCAGCGCGGCGACACCTACCCACGACCCCCTCCCCAGGAGGGGGGGAATGGACAGGGCCTGTCACCAGGGCAGCTGGGAGGGTACGCAGACCAAAGGGAGTACAACCACTCTACCTCGAAACAGGACGAATGTCTGCAGGTCAAGTCCATCAAGACAGAGAAACCCATG ACGTCTCAGCCAAGCCCTGGCGGTCAGTCTACATGCAGCAGTGACCAGTCCTCCATCAGCGCCTATCCCAGCCGTGGAGTCCAGCTTGCTGTGAGGGGAGGGGTGGGACTAGGACTGGGCGGGGGACTGGGAGAGTACGAGGagctggaggatgaggaggagaaggtgTTGGAGGAGTTAGAAGGGGGCTGTGGGGCCCCCATCATGGACTCCACTGTGTCCACAGCCACAGCGGCTACATTGGCGCTGCAGGCAAGGAGAAGTGTGGGCCGACCCATGAGATGGATGGAGCACATGAAGATGGAGAGGCTGAAGCAGGTGAACGGAGGAGGAGGCCCCATGCCCAGGCTGTCACCCACACCGCCACCCAAGGGACCTGCCACGCTGCCCGCCATCCTGGGGAAGG ATCCATACCTGGGCAGGTTATCCCAGCCGAAGCCTCCCCCTCGTCCCGAGCTGGGAAGCACAGAACTTACGGTGCTCAGCATGCTCCACAGCATTGAGCGCGGTGACCGGCGGGACAGCTGTGGTAGCGCCACCAGCTCAGCATACCTGAGCAGCAGCCGGCGCTCCTCGGGTATCTCGCCGTGCTTCTCGTCGCGGCGCTCCAGCCAGGCATCCCAGAGCGAGGCAGCCAACACCTCTAGTCACCACTACCGCCACCACAACCTCAGCTCCGCCGACTCCTACGACCCCATCTCTACCGACGCCTCACGCCGCTCCAGCGAGGCCAGTCAGTGcgggggaggtggtggaggaggaggggtgtttGTGGGTGGGGGGTGGGCGGGTGTTGGGGGAGGGACCAAGGGGATGCTCAACCTCACGCCTGCGCAGCACTACTACCTGAAGGCCAAGTACGCTGCTGCCACGGGCGGCCCACCCCCAACACCGCTGCCCAACATAGAGTGCATGAGTCTGAAGACCCGCATGGCCATGATGGGCGAGGTCCAGGACGGAGCTGGAGGCAACTATGTGATGCCCCAGCTGGTCAGGTCGCGCCGCTGCAGCGATGGCAGCACCACCAACAGGTACGGGTGCCACGGTGGCTACCGAGACTACTGGCGGAGGGGCTTCTACCCCGGCGAGGGCCCAGGGAACGGTCCGGACCGGAGGGCCAGCGACCCCGTGCGGACCCACCCTCAGCAAGCACCGGAGTTCTTTGGGCTGCCCCAGGTCCAGTGCTTCAGCAGCCTTAACAACATACACCCTCTGCCCCCGCTATCAGGTCTCCAGCACCCCACGGCAAAGGGCCGCAGCTTCAGTCTGCAGAACTACACGCGCTCCGACGTGAACCTACAGAGAGGGGGCCTGCTCTCCTCACCCTGCCCCCCCAGCATCATGGAGAACACAGCCCTGGAGGCCCTGGCCATGGAGGAAGGGGGGATGCTGGGGGATGAGGACATGCTGCCTGACGACATGGTGCAGTACCTCCGCTCACAGGACAAGGCAGGCTCCTACAACAACTACATGGAGAACCAGGTGGCTGGGGACAATGGGCATCTCCCTGGGGGGGAGTTACAGGACCAGGGCCCAGGGCTGAACCAGTGCTTCCACAGCCCCCAGCAGCACCAACAGCGGCAGGAACTGGAGAGAAAGAGCCCTAGTAAAGACGACATGCCCATCCAGTGGAATGAGGTGAGCTCAGGGAGCGCTGAGAGGTCTCCACAGAGACAGCCCCAGGCCCAGTCCCAGCAGCGGTGTAGTCGATGGGCCGCCACAGAGCAGCACCAAGGTCTGGCTGCCGGTTCGCCATTAGGGAGGTTTGGGAACATGGTGGTGCAGCCGCAACAACCATTCGCCAGAGAGTTCCAGAACCAACACtgtgcccagccagcccagtcccAACCTCAGCCTCCATGCGGGCTAAAGTCAGAGGTGACCACCCACTCCTGCATGGAGATGAAAGGGAATgaccacaaccccacacacaccttTGGCCGCCCTGACTTCTCCCAGATCACCCTGGGGCCTCTGCCCCAGGGCTACGGCCAGCAGAAGTATCACAACCAGACCCAGAACCACAGAACCTCCAGGCAGATCGGAGAAAACCTGCTCCTCAGCCGGGCCTCCATGGACAGCCTATCCAGCCTCTCCCCGGCACTCCACCACCAACTCCTGGCCGCCGCCTCCCCCCGCCTGCAGCAGGCCAACAGCAGGCACCCGGCCAGACCACAGCAATACCTGAATCTCCAACCGAGCACCACCAACGGTAGCCATGTCAACCTTACCCATCAGAACATTTCCCAGCAGCAGCAGAGTCTGAGCAACCAAGGCAGCCACTGCTCCCTGGCCCGTCAGGTGTCCGGGCTGAAGCTGGAGGTTCCTGACCAGGACTATCTGGACCAGGGCTTCAGCGACCAGGCTGTGTGCTTTGACCCGGTGGAAGCAAAGGCCTCGTCCTTCCCTCCCCTGGAGGAGCAGTGTCTGCTGGCCGAGCAGGTGGGTCTAGACGTGCACTCCTCAGTCCCGGCCTGCCTACTATCTCCGGGTGCCGACCAGGTGACCAGTACGGTGGACAGTGGCGTGGGCGGCTCAGCCAACGTGCTAGACGACGTGGTGGCGCTGGACTTCGACGCCATGCTGGATAATGTGGGGTTGGGCTACGACCAGAGTAGTCTGGTATCAGGGGTGATCAGCCCCTCCATCTTCCAAGGCCTGTCCCGGACCTCGTCCCGCCTCACCACTCCCCGGGCCTCTGCCACCTTCCACAGCACTGCGGGCATGGTGCCTTCCAACCTCAGCAACATGGCCATCGGGGACATGAGCTCCTTCCTCACCACCCTCGCAGAGGAGAGCAAGTTCCTGGCCATCATGCAGTAA